The region ATTGGACAGGGGGGGAGTTGATCTATACCTTTGCACAGCGTCAAGAACGGATGAGTGTTCCTGTTCTTGCCGGGAAGTTGGCAGATGAGTCAGGCAAATTATTGCTGGATGTTCGCGATAGTCGTGATCAGAAAATGCTGAATATTGAACTTGATCCCGATCTGATGCTGAATGTGCAACTGACCCAGCGTATGTTACTGAATGTTCCTTCCTATGAAGGTAAAGCGGGGCTGGATACTTATGTTATCAGCACCCGTCAGCCGCTGATGGGAGGCCTGAACTGATGGCCATTGATATAGATAAATTGAAACAACTGGATTTACAGTCTTTTAATAAAGCTGCACCCGCACTTTTAGTTTTGCTGATTCTGTATTTATGCTGGAAGCTGGCAGCGCTATTCTGGCTGGTTGTTGCACCGCCTCAAGCTTTGCAACTGGAACGAGTGGAGCTGGGCTCACAGCAGCCACGGATTCCGAATATCAGCTCTTTTTCATTATTTCAGGAAACTGGACAAACTGCAGCGAGTGCGGAAGTCTCCAATATTCTGCTACAAGGGGTAATGGTTGCCAGTCCAAGCTATTTATCTTCAGCAGTATTAAAGCTGAATGATCAGGTCGACCGGTATCGTGTCGGCGAGAGCTTCGGTAATACCGGCTATGAGCTGGCTGAGGTGTACTGGGATCGGGTGGTCATTCGTCAGAAAAATGGTGCGAGTAAGGAAGTATTCTTTAAGGGTTTGGAAAATGGCCTGAATCAGCCTTGGCAAAGTAATGAGCAGAAGAAGGGTCGTTCATCTTCATCCTCGAGTGGGGGTAGAGCAGCGAATCAGCCCAATAATGAGCCTGCTTCACCACAGAATGAAATTAGTCGCGCGATTCAGCAGATGAATGAAAACCGCGAACAGTATCTGGAAAATATGGGCGTTTCTGCTGGTGAAGGCGGTTATGAGGTCACTTCGCGGACTCCGGCAATACTGCGTAACCGTCTCGGTCTCAGACCGGGTGACCGGATTGTATCTCTGAATGGTCAGACCGTCACTGCGGGACAATCTGAAGCGCAGTTGCTGGAACAGGCACGACAGCAGGGCCAGGTAAAACTCGAAATTAAACGTGGTGATCAGGTGATGACCATTCAACAAGATTTAAAGTGATGTGTCATCACATATAGGGTTGGGAAGCATTTAGGTTTATGGCTTTATTTAATAATAATCGATCAGCATGGGCGCTTTGTGTTGCCGCACCTCTGGTGGCTATGGTCAGTACCGCAACGTATGCGCAGACCTGGAAAATCAATCTGCGTGACGCAGACCTAGCTGCTTTTATTAATGAAGTAGCCGATATTACGGGGAAAAATTTTGCCGTTGATCCACGGGTGCGCGGCAACGTCACAGTCATTTCAAACCGGGCATTAAACCGGGCTGAAGTTTATGACCTGTTTCTTGGGGTGTTGAATGTCAATGGGGTGGTGGCGATCC is a window of Acinetobacter sp. ASP199 DNA encoding:
- a CDS encoding type II secretion system protein N — translated: MAIDIDKLKQLDLQSFNKAAPALLVLLILYLCWKLAALFWLVVAPPQALQLERVELGSQQPRIPNISSFSLFQETGQTAASAEVSNILLQGVMVASPSYLSSAVLKLNDQVDRYRVGESFGNTGYELAEVYWDRVVIRQKNGASKEVFFKGLENGLNQPWQSNEQKKGRSSSSSSGGRAANQPNNEPASPQNEISRAIQQMNENREQYLENMGVSAGEGGYEVTSRTPAILRNRLGLRPGDRIVSLNGQTVTAGQSEAQLLEQARQQGQVKLEIKRGDQVMTIQQDLK